The Syntrophaceae bacterium genomic interval CTCCGAGGGGACCTGCGCGGCGCACTTCAAATATTCCTGAGCAACGGGAGGAATTTCATGAAAGTCAGAGTCGTCCAGAACGTCCTCGACGCCAACGACCGGATCGCCAATGGAAACCGGGCGCTTTTCGACGAGAAAAACCTTTACGTCATGAACCTGATGAGTTCCCCCGGGGCCGGCAAGACATCCCTGGTGGAGCGGACCATCATGGCCCTGCGGGAGCGGGCCCGAATCGCCGTGATCGAGGGGGACATCCAGGACACCTTCGACGCCGACCGCGTGGCCGCCCTGGGCATCCCGGCGGTGCAGATCAACACCGGCGGGGGATGCCACCTGGACGGCAACATGGTCCGGGAGGCCCTGGCGGACCTGAACCTCGACGAGACGGACCTCCTGATCGTGGAAAACGTGGGCAACCTCGTCTGTCCGGCGGAGTTCCGGATCGGGGAAAACGACAAGGTCATGATCCTGAGCGTCCCCGAGGGCGCCGACAAACCGGCCAAGTATCCCCTGATGTTCCAGGAGGCGTCCGTTCTGCTCATCAACAAGATCGATCTCCTCCCGTACGTCGATTTCGACCTCGCCAAGGCCCGCCGGGACGCCCGGGCCCTCAATCCCGGGATCGAGATCTTCGAGGTGTCCTGCAAGACCGGGGAAGGTCTGGAGGGGTGGATCGCGTGGCTCACCAAGCGGATGGAAAGCCGGCGGGCGGAATAAGCATTCCGCTGTCCGGCCGGAGCGCCGCCCGGGCGCCCGCAGCGATGCGTCTCGCCTGGCATTTCGCCGGCATCGTCCAGGGCGTGGGGTTTCGTCCCTTCATCTACCGGCTGGCACGGGAGCGGTCCCTGGTGGGGTTCGTCCAGAACCGCACCGACGGGGTGATCGTCGAGGTGGAGGGTCGCCCGGAGGCGGTCCGCCGGTTCGGCGCGGACGTTCTCGAGGCCCTGCCCCCGCTGGCGGACGTCACTTCCGTTTCGTCCGCCGAAGTGCCCCTCCGGATGGACGGCGACTTCCGGATCGCCCCCAGCGCGGACGCCGGGAAGGCGGACGTCCGCCTGTCCCCGGACGTGGCCCCCTGCCCAGCATGCCTGGCGGAGCTGGACGACCCCCGGGACCGCCGATACCGCTACCCCTTCATCAACTGCACCGACTGCGGCCCGCGGCTGACCATCATCAGGGACATCCCCTATGACCGGGAAAACACCTCCATGGCCTGTTTTCCCCTCTGCCCCTCCTGCCGCCGGGAATACGAGGACCCGCTCGATCGCCGGTTCCACGCGGAGCCCAACGCCTGCGCCGCCTGCGGGCCGGCTCTCCGGCTCCTGGACGGCGAAGGGAATCCCGTTGCCTCCGGGAACGAGATCGAGCGGGCCATCGACCTTCTGAAGGACGGCCGCATCTTGGCCGTGAAGGGATTGGGAGGATTTCACCTGGGCGTCGACGGGGAAAACGAGGAGGCCGTCGCCCGGCTCCGGCTGAGAAAATACCGCGAGGAGAAGCCCCTGGCGATCCTCGTCCGGGACCTCATGGCGGCCCGCCGCCTGGCGGACCTGAGGCCGGAGGAGGAAAAGCTTCTCACCTCCCCCGAGCGGCCCATCGTCCTGGTCCCGAAACGCCCGGGCATCCCCCTGGCACCGTCGGTGGCGCCGGGCATGGCCACCCTGGGGATCATGCTCCCCTCCACACCCCTTCAGCACCTGCTCCTGAAGGGGGCCTTCCCTGCCCTCGTCATGACGAGCGGCAACCAGACCGACGAACCCATCTGCATCGGCAACCGGGAGGCCCTGGCGCGACTCCGGGGAATCGCCGATTTCTTCCTCGTCCACGACCGGGACATCCTGGTCCGGTGCGACGACTCCATCGCAATGGTCGCCGCCGGCGGCCCCGCCATTATGCGGCGCGCCCGGGGTTACGCTCCCCGGGCCGTAGCGCTCCGGAGGAGATACCCCCCCGTCCTGGCCCTGGGCCCCCAGGTCAAGGCCACCGTCTGCATCATCCGGGAAGACGCCGCCTTTCTGAGCCCTCACATCGGCGACCTGGAAACGCCCCAGGCGAGGGATTTTCACGAGGAGAGCATCGCCCTCGTCCAACGGATCACCGAATGCGACCCGGTTCGGATCGCCTGCGATCTCCATCCCGGATACTACACGTCCCGCATTGCCGCCGGCCTCGCGGACCGGCAGGTCTACCGGGTCCAGCACCATCACGCCCACATCGTGAGCTGCCTGGCGGAAAACCGCGCCGATGGCCCGGTGATCGGCCTCGCCATGGACGGTACGGGATACGGCGCCGACGGCCAGGCCTGGGGAGGCGAGTTCCTGGTGGCCACGGAAACGGACTTCACCCGCGCCGGGCACCTGAAGCCCTTCTCCCTGCCCGGGGGCGAAAAGGCGATCCGGGAGCCCTGGCGCACCGCCGCCAGCCTGATGAGGGAGGCCTTCGGTTCCTCCTGGCCCGAGGCGGCCCGGCGGGCCGGCATCCTGCCGGAAGACACATCACCGGAACTGCTGGAGCGGATCATGGACAGCGGCCTGGCCGGCATCAGGACGACCAGTCTCGGGAGGGTCTTCGACGGCGTTTCGGCCCTTCTGGGGCCCCGCCGTCGGGTCAGCTTCGAGGGTCAGGCGGCGATGGAGCTGGAGGCCTTGGCCGGGCAGGAAAAAGGGCGGCTTCTGGCCTTTGCCGTGGGAGAAGAAAACGGTGCGTTCGTCCTGGATCTCTTCCCGGCGGTCCGGGAACTGGTGGACCTTCTTTCCCGGGGAGTAAGCCCGGCGGCGCTGGCGGCGGCGTTTCACAGCACCCTGGCCGTGTCCTTTACGGCCCTGGCCGGGCGCATCCGTGAAACAACCGGACTGAATACGGCGGCCCTGAGCGGCGGGTGCTTCCAGAACCGCCGGCTTCTGGAGGAATGCACGGCATCCCTGGAAGGGGCCGGTATCGAGGTCCTGCGACACCGCCTGGCGCCGGCCAACGACGGCGGGATCGCCCTCGGCCAGGCCGTCATTGCCGCCGCACAGGCCCTGAACGAAGCAGAGCAGAAATAAACATCACGGAGGCACGAAACATGAGCAACGACCGGATCCTGCTGGAGCACGGCGGGGGCGGCCTGCTGTCGCACGAACTGATCGCCGAACGGTTCGTTCCCCTCTTCCGGAACCCCTGGCTGGAAAAGCTGGAGGACAGCGCCATTGCCGAAATCGACGGAGCGAAGATCTGCCTGACGACCGACTCTTACGTGGTCCAGCCACCCTTCTTTCCCGGCGGCGACATCGGCTCCCTTGCCGTCCACGGCACCGTGAACGACCTGGCCGTCTGCGGCGCAACGCCCCTGTTCCTGAGCGCCGCCTATATCCTGGAGGAGGGTTTCCCCCTGGCGGACCTGGACCGGATCGTCCGCTCCATGGCGGAAGCCGCCGAAAAGGCCGGGGTCCGGGTCGTCACCGGAGACACCAAGGTCGTCCCCCGGGGTGCCGCCGACGGGATCTTCATCAACACTTCCGGGATCGGCGTCGTCCGCTATCCCGCACCCCTTTCGGTCCAAAGCATCGCCCCGGGAGACACCGTGATCCTGAGCGGGTTTCTCGGCGACCACGGAGCCGCGGTCTTGAGCGCCCGCCGGGACCTGGGGCTCCGCACAGCGATCCTGTCCGACTCGGCGTCCCTGAACGGACTCGTCGCGGCGGCCCTCGACGCCAGCCCCCGGGTCCATTGCATGCGCGATGCCACGCGCGGGGGGCTGGGGGCCATTCTGGCGGAGATTGCCGGCCAGTCCGGCCTGGAAATCACGATCGAAGAACAGAGCCTGCCGATCCGCGAAGAGGTCCGCGGCGTGTGCGAAATCCTCGGACTGGACCCGCTCTTCCTGGCGAACGAGGGGAAGATGGCCCTATTCTGCCCGGTGGAAGAGGCGGAGCGCGTTCTCACGGCCATGAAAGGACACCCCCTGGGCCGGGATGCGGCGGTCATCGGGGCCGTCGGGGAGACTCGAAAGGGACGGCTGATCCTCCGTACCGCCGTGGGCGGCTCCCGGGTCGTCGACCTTCCCACGGGGGAGTTGGTCCCCAGAATCTGCTGAAGAGACGGCATCGTTCTTCTTGCATCCGGCCGTCCCACCCGTGGAGCCGGAAAAGAAATGCGGCGAGTCGGCCGGAAGGATCGCCATTTCCCGCGTCTCCCGGCAAGACGTCCCCGGCCGGAGGGACCCCGCTTCCATTGTTGATGCATCACAGCCGCTTTGTTGATCGGAGCCTCTTCCCGATGCCGGGCCTCCGGCGGTACCCCATATCACATTGACATGAAAGGCTTTTGCCTGATACAACGATGCAAAACAACGTGGGAGGGTCCCGCTATGTCCGAACTGGTCCGCTTCGGAGTTTCCCTTGAAAAGAGTCTCCTCGACAAGTTTGACAACCTGATCCGGGAGCGGCGTTACACCAACCGTTCCGAGGCCCTGCGAGACCTCATCCGTCAGGAGCTGGTAAAGAAGACATGGGCGGAAGACCTCGAAGTGGCCGGAGCCGTCACGTTCCTCTTCGACCATCATCAGCGGGACCTGCTGAACCGCATCACCGACATCCAGCACGATTATCAGGGGCTCATCATCTCTACCCAGCACGTCCACCTGGATCACGACAACTGCCTGGAGATCGTCGCCGTACGCGGGAAAGCGGGGAGCATCCAGGACCTGACGGACCGTCTGAAGGCCATCCGGGGCGTTCGCCACTGTTCCCTCTCCATGTCCAGCGCCGGTAAGGACGTCCGGTGACGGGAGGCAACGAAACGAGAAGAGGTGAAGCCATGAATCCGAAACAATTCATGAGAATCATGCGTCATTTCGCCGTCCTTCTGGCCCCGGCGATTGTCCTGCTGGCGCTGTGGCCGGCCGTTGCCGCCGGCGCCGACTACTACCAGTGGACCGACGAAGACGGCGTTCTGCACATCTCCAACATGCCCCCGGAGGAAACCCCGAAGAAACAGCGGCGGGTGAAGACCACCCGTCTCCAGGACCCGGCTCCCGCCTCCGAAACCGCCGGTGGGAACGCCACCCTCGCACCGGTCCCCGGCGCCGCCCCCGTCAGCCGGCCGCCTGATGCCAGCCAAGCCGCGACCGGCGCCCCGCCAAAGACAGCCGCAACGGCCGCGGACGCATCCGGCGCTTCCCGAACCTCCGGAGGCAGCACTTCGACAGCGGGATCATCGCCCGCTCCCCAGGCGGCGTCCGGGACATCCGCGCCTTCGGAACCCTTCCGGTCCTCCCAGCCTCCGCCTGACAGCACGGGCCAGGACAGCGGAACCGTAGAAGGCGCCGTGAATAGCCGGCAGCAGTAACGCAACGCCCGGCTCCCGGCGAAGCGTCCTCCCTGCGCCGACCGGACACCCGCAAACAACGGGAGAGTCGCCATAATCCGGCAAACGGCTTGCTTTTTCTTCTGGAAGCGAGTAGCATCCAAAATGTTTGGAACATCCCGAGGGGGTTCCGTCTCTTTCGCAGATCAAGTTGGGTACAGACAGTGTTGAGGTGCAAGGTAGACCGCCGCGGACCCCAAGGGTCTTGGCGGTTTTTCTTTCTGCCGCGGTCACTATCCGACTTTGACAAATCCGGGAAAGGAGGAAGTCAGACCATGCCAGAAGGAAAGGTGAAGTGGTTCAACGAGAAGAAAGGCTTCGGATTCATCCAGACGGACGAGGGGGAAGACATTTTCGTTCACTTCAGCGCCATCCAGGACAGCGGATTCAAGACCCTGCAGGAGGGACAGCGGGTCTCGTTCGACATTGAGAAGGGCCGCAAGGGCCTCGCGGCGGCCAACGTCAAAGCCCTGTAATGACCGATTTCGGGAGAGGCGCATCCCCGTTTTCGAAGGAGCGCCTCTTTTTCGTTGCAGGGCGGGTACCCACGAAAGGGGAAATCGCATGAGCAAAAAACTGTATGTAGGAAACCTGACGCAGAACGTCACGGAAGACGACCTGAAGTCCAACTTCGGCGAGGTTGGGAAAATCGTCTCCATCACGATCATCAAGGATCGGTACACAGGCTACTCGAAGGGCTTCGGTTTTGTGGAGATGGAGACCCCCGAGGAGGCCAAGGAAGCCATCGCCCGCTTCAACGGCGGCCAGCTCGACGGTAAAACGCTGACCGTCAGCGAGGCCAAACCGCGGAAGGACGAAGGCGGAGGGAGACCGGGAGGCGGCGGCTATCGAGGCGGCGGCGGACGGCCCGGCGGCGGCGGTGGCGGTTACCGGGGTGGCGGTGGCGGTGGCGGACGCGGCCGGTATTGATTCCGCGCACAACAGTCCCATTTTCCGGTGTAACCGGACAAGAAAAGGCGGCCCCAGGGCCGCCTTTTTTGCATCCTTCAATCGGCCCCGCCCCCGATCCGGGTTGTCCCGGCGGCGAAAGGTGTGGTAGGAAAGGCGGCGAACAAGAAAGGGGGAGCGGACATGGATTTCCGGGATCTTCGCGATCGCACTTTCAAGGGATTCTTGGCGGAGGAGGAGGCGGCCCGGCTCTACGATCTGGCCCGGGAGGCCAGCCGCCTGGGAGCCTGCCTGGAGATCGGAAGCTACTGTGGCCTCTCCGCCGCCTACCTGGGCCTGGGGTGCCGGGAAGGGGGCGGCGTGCTCTATTCCATCGACCACCACCGGGGCTCGGAGGAGCAGCAGCCCGGGGAGGCGTATTTCGATCCGGATCTTCTGGATCCGAAAACCGGACGGATCGACACCTTTCCCCTATTCCGCCGGACCCTGGAGGAGCTTTCCCTGATCGGAACGGTCATCCCCATCGTCGGCCGTTCCGCCGAGGTCGCCGCACAATGGCGAAGCCCTCTCGCCCTCGTCTTCATCGACGGCGGCCATACCTTCGAGGCTGCCTTCACCGACTACAACTCCTGGGTCTCCCACCTGATTCCGGGCGGTTATCTCGCCATTCACGACCTCTTCCCCGATCCCGCCAAGGGAGGCCAGGCCCCCTGGTGCATCTACAACCTCGCCCTCGCCTCGGGCCTCTTCGAGGCGCTGCCCGTGACGGGAACGCTGGGCATCCTCCGGCGGGCCCCCTGCGGGACCATGACCTCCGCCGCCGCGGCCGCCTGGGAGAGGTTCCGACCGTGAGTGGAGAGGAACGGAAGGAACCGGGCCTCCGGGAGCGGAACGAACTCCTGCGGCAGCGGATTTCCGAACTGGAGAAGAACCTCGCCCGCTACCGGATCGTGGAAGAGCAGCTCCGGGAGAGCGAAGAGATCTACCGGACCATTTCCCAGAAATCCTTCGCCGGGATCTATGTTGTTCAGGACGGGCGGTTCTGCAACGTGAACGCCAATGCCGCCTCCTACGCCTCCTACACCACGGAAGAACTCCTGCAGAAGAATGCCGATGCCGTGATTCACCCCGACGACAAGGAAGACGTGAAAAGGAACGCCCGCGACATGCTCCGGGGGAAGCGGACGGCGCCGCACGTTTTCCGGATCATCACAAAGACGGGAGAAACCCGCTGGATCATGGAGACCGTCACCTCCATCACCTACGGAGGCCGGCCGGCCATTCTGGGCAACTGCATGGACATCACGGAGCTCAAGCTGGCGGAAGAGCGCCTCCGGGAGAGGGAAAACCTGTACCGGGCCATCTTCGAGCACACAGGGACAGCGACGATCATCATCGAGGAGGACACGACCATCTCCCTGGTCAACGAGGAATTTGTCCGGCTGTCGGGATATGCGCGGGAGGAATGGGAGTCGCGGAAAAGCTGGACGGAATTCGTCGCCCCCGGGGACGTCGAGCGGATGCGGGCCTACCACTTTCTCCGGCGCCGGGATCCCGCGGCGCCGCCGCGGAACTACGAGTTCGTCTTCGTCGACAGCGCCGGGCGGCTGCGGGACGTGAGCCTGACCGTAGGGATGATTCCGGGGACGATGAAGAGCGTCGCCTCCTTCGCCGACATCACGGAACAGAAACTGGCAGCACAGAAAATCCGGGAGTCCGAAACCCTCTACCGCACGATCTTCGAGACAACCGGCACGGCGACGATCATCATCGAGGAGGACATGACCCTCTCCCTGGTCAATTCCGAGTTCGAGCGACTCTCGGGGGCGCCGAAGGATTACTGGGAAGGGAAACGCAAGTGGACGGAGTTCGTTACCCCCCGGGACCTCCCCCGGATGCTCGAGTATCACCGGGTCCGGAGGATCGATCCTTTGGCGGCCCCCCGGAACTATGAGTTCGTGTTCGCCGACCGGCAGGGAAAGTGGAAAAACGTCATCATCACCATCGCCATGATCCCGGGAACGATGAAGAGCGTCGCCTCCTTCGCCGACATCACGGAACAGAAACGCTCCGAGGCGGCCCTCCGGAAGCGTGAGCAGGAGGTGCAGCGGAAGTCCCGGAGCCTCGAGGAGGTCAACACGGCCCTCAAGGTTCTCTTGAAGCAACGGGAGGATGATCGGACAGAACTGGAGGAAAAAGTCCTGTCCAACTTCAAGGCCCTGGTCCTGCCCTACCTGGGAAAGCTCCGGCGCGGCCGGACGGGGGAGCGCGACCTGGCCCTGCTGGACGTTCTCGAATCAAACCTCGCGAACATCATCTCGCCATTCTCGCACCGCCTGTCGTCACGTCATCTGAACCTGACGCCGAAGGAACTGCAGGTGGCGAATCTCGTCAAGGAAGGCAAGACCACCAAAGAAATCGCCGACCTGATGGGCGTCTGCCCCGGCGCCGTCTCCCTGCACCGCAGCCACATCCGGAACAAGCTGGGCCTCACCCGCCAGAAGAGCAATCTCCGCTCCTACCTGGGCTCCCTGTCTTAACTATAAGCATTAACCTTACACATTATATTCATCCTTATTATATTGCCTTGCCCCCCTTTATCCCTTACAGGACAAAGACTTGTATGCGGGGAGTGCTTCTTCCGTGAAGATGGGGCTTCCGGAGGCGGTCGTTTTTCATGAATCCATGAGCACAAGTGTAAGGAGGGGTGCAGATGGAACGGATGGAAGAATACAAAGGGAAACGGGTTACTGCAGAGCGGGCGGTTCAGGTTATCCGTTCGGGCGACTGGGTCGAATACGGGGAATTCACCGGGATGCCCAGGGCCCTCGACAAGGCCCTGGCCAATCGGAAAGGCGAGCTGAGGGACGTCAAGATCAGGAGCACCGTCACGGCCTACCTCCCGGAGGTGCTTCAGGCGGACCCGACGGGGGAACACTTCACCTGGCACAGCTGGCATTATTCAGGGGCCGACCGGAAGTTCGCCGACAAGGGCGTACCGGTCTACTACATCCCCATCAAGTATTCGGAGGTCCCCCGCTACGTGCGGGAGGAAATCGACGATCTCGCCGTAGTCATGCTCCAGGTAACCCCGATGGACAAGCACGGCTATTTCAATTTCGGGCCCCAGAACTCCTTCACCAAGGCGTCCTGTGAGCGCGCGAAAACGGTGATCGTGGAAGTGAACGAAAAGATGCCCCGCTGCCTGGGCGGATACGAAGAGGGAATCCACATCAGCGAAGTGGATTTCATTGTCGAGGGAGAAAACCCGCCCCTGACGCAGCTGCCTTCGCCTCCGGCCACGGAGATCGACCAGAAGGTGGCGCGCCATATTCTGGAGGAGATGAAAGACGGCTGCTGCATCCAGCTCGGCATCGGCGGCATGCCCAATGCCGTGGGCATGATGATCGCCGATTCGGACCTGAAAAACCTGGGCTGCCATACGGAGATGCTCGTCGACGCTTACGTCCACATGGCCGACGCCGGCAAGATCACGGGATGCAAGAAGGGCATCGATCCTTACAAGATGGTCTACACCTTCGCCCTGGGAACGCAGATCCTCTATGATTTCATCGACGACAACCCCCAGTGCGCCATCTATCCTGTCAACTACACGAACAAGCCCGCCGTCGCCGCCCTGAACGACAACCTGATCACGATCAACAACGCCGTCGAGGTGGACCTCTACGGACAGGCCTGCTCAGAGTCCTCGGGCATCCGCCAGATCAGCGGCACCGGCGGGCAGCTCGATTTCGTCCTCGCCGGTTATGAGTCGAAGGGCGGCAAGTCCATCATCTGCCTCCCCTCCAGCTACAAGGGCAAGGACGGCTCCACGAAGTCCCGGATTGTTCCGACCCTCCAGGTGGGAGGCATCGTCACGGACTCCCGGAGCATCGTTCACTACATCGTCACGGAATACGGGAAGGTGAATCTGAAAGGCAAATCTCTCTGGGAACGGGCGGAGGGGCTTGTCGGCATCGCCCATCCCGACACGCGGGAGGAGCTGATCAGGGCCGCCGAGGCTCAGGGGATCTGGCGCCGGAGCAACAGGCGCGGATGAAGTGATGGTACAAGGCGAGAAAGCGGGGGGCGGATTTCAAATCCGCTCCCCTTTCCATTTTTCTTTTTCAATCAGGAGCGGATGAAAGGCCAACTTGCGTGGCAGGGAGGCTTCCCTCGCG includes:
- a CDS encoding RNA-binding protein, with the translated sequence MSKKLYVGNLTQNVTEDDLKSNFGEVGKIVSITIIKDRYTGYSKGFGFVEMETPEEAKEAIARFNGGQLDGKTLTVSEAKPRKDEGGGRPGGGGYRGGGGRPGGGGGGYRGGGGGGGRGRY
- the nikR gene encoding nickel-responsive transcriptional regulator NikR is translated as MSELVRFGVSLEKSLLDKFDNLIRERRYTNRSEALRDLIRQELVKKTWAEDLEVAGAVTFLFDHHQRDLLNRITDIQHDYQGLIISTQHVHLDHDNCLEIVAVRGKAGSIQDLTDRLKAIRGVRHCSLSMSSAGKDVR
- the hypF gene encoding carbamoyltransferase HypF: MRLAWHFAGIVQGVGFRPFIYRLARERSLVGFVQNRTDGVIVEVEGRPEAVRRFGADVLEALPPLADVTSVSSAEVPLRMDGDFRIAPSADAGKADVRLSPDVAPCPACLAELDDPRDRRYRYPFINCTDCGPRLTIIRDIPYDRENTSMACFPLCPSCRREYEDPLDRRFHAEPNACAACGPALRLLDGEGNPVASGNEIERAIDLLKDGRILAVKGLGGFHLGVDGENEEAVARLRLRKYREEKPLAILVRDLMAARRLADLRPEEEKLLTSPERPIVLVPKRPGIPLAPSVAPGMATLGIMLPSTPLQHLLLKGAFPALVMTSGNQTDEPICIGNREALARLRGIADFFLVHDRDILVRCDDSIAMVAAGGPAIMRRARGYAPRAVALRRRYPPVLALGPQVKATVCIIREDAAFLSPHIGDLETPQARDFHEESIALVQRITECDPVRIACDLHPGYYTSRIAAGLADRQVYRVQHHHAHIVSCLAENRADGPVIGLAMDGTGYGADGQAWGGEFLVATETDFTRAGHLKPFSLPGGEKAIREPWRTAASLMREAFGSSWPEAARRAGILPEDTSPELLERIMDSGLAGIRTTSLGRVFDGVSALLGPRRRVSFEGQAAMELEALAGQEKGRLLAFAVGEENGAFVLDLFPAVRELVDLLSRGVSPAALAAAFHSTLAVSFTALAGRIRETTGLNTAALSGGCFQNRRLLEECTASLEGAGIEVLRHRLAPANDGGIALGQAVIAAAQALNEAEQK
- the hypE gene encoding hydrogenase expression/formation protein HypE produces the protein MSNDRILLEHGGGGLLSHELIAERFVPLFRNPWLEKLEDSAIAEIDGAKICLTTDSYVVQPPFFPGGDIGSLAVHGTVNDLAVCGATPLFLSAAYILEEGFPLADLDRIVRSMAEAAEKAGVRVVTGDTKVVPRGAADGIFINTSGIGVVRYPAPLSVQSIAPGDTVILSGFLGDHGAAVLSARRDLGLRTAILSDSASLNGLVAAALDASPRVHCMRDATRGGLGAILAEIAGQSGLEITIEEQSLPIREEVRGVCEILGLDPLFLANEGKMALFCPVEEAERVLTAMKGHPLGRDAAVIGAVGETRKGRLILRTAVGGSRVVDLPTGELVPRIC
- a CDS encoding class I SAM-dependent methyltransferase, producing the protein MDFRDLRDRTFKGFLAEEEAARLYDLAREASRLGACLEIGSYCGLSAAYLGLGCREGGGVLYSIDHHRGSEEQQPGEAYFDPDLLDPKTGRIDTFPLFRRTLEELSLIGTVIPIVGRSAEVAAQWRSPLALVFIDGGHTFEAAFTDYNSWVSHLIPGGYLAIHDLFPDPAKGGQAPWCIYNLALASGLFEALPVTGTLGILRRAPCGTMTSAAAAAWERFRP
- a CDS encoding cold-shock protein, which translates into the protein MPEGKVKWFNEKKGFGFIQTDEGEDIFVHFSAIQDSGFKTLQEGQRVSFDIEKGRKGLAAANVKAL
- a CDS encoding butyryl-CoA:acetate CoA-transferase, with the protein product MERMEEYKGKRVTAERAVQVIRSGDWVEYGEFTGMPRALDKALANRKGELRDVKIRSTVTAYLPEVLQADPTGEHFTWHSWHYSGADRKFADKGVPVYYIPIKYSEVPRYVREEIDDLAVVMLQVTPMDKHGYFNFGPQNSFTKASCERAKTVIVEVNEKMPRCLGGYEEGIHISEVDFIVEGENPPLTQLPSPPATEIDQKVARHILEEMKDGCCIQLGIGGMPNAVGMMIADSDLKNLGCHTEMLVDAYVHMADAGKITGCKKGIDPYKMVYTFALGTQILYDFIDDNPQCAIYPVNYTNKPAVAALNDNLITINNAVEVDLYGQACSESSGIRQISGTGGQLDFVLAGYESKGGKSIICLPSSYKGKDGSTKSRIVPTLQVGGIVTDSRSIVHYIVTEYGKVNLKGKSLWERAEGLVGIAHPDTREELIRAAEAQGIWRRSNRRG
- a CDS encoding PAS domain S-box protein, coding for MSGEERKEPGLRERNELLRQRISELEKNLARYRIVEEQLRESEEIYRTISQKSFAGIYVVQDGRFCNVNANAASYASYTTEELLQKNADAVIHPDDKEDVKRNARDMLRGKRTAPHVFRIITKTGETRWIMETVTSITYGGRPAILGNCMDITELKLAEERLRERENLYRAIFEHTGTATIIIEEDTTISLVNEEFVRLSGYAREEWESRKSWTEFVAPGDVERMRAYHFLRRRDPAAPPRNYEFVFVDSAGRLRDVSLTVGMIPGTMKSVASFADITEQKLAAQKIRESETLYRTIFETTGTATIIIEEDMTLSLVNSEFERLSGAPKDYWEGKRKWTEFVTPRDLPRMLEYHRVRRIDPLAAPRNYEFVFADRQGKWKNVIITIAMIPGTMKSVASFADITEQKRSEAALRKREQEVQRKSRSLEEVNTALKVLLKQREDDRTELEEKVLSNFKALVLPYLGKLRRGRTGERDLALLDVLESNLANIISPFSHRLSSRHLNLTPKELQVANLVKEGKTTKEIADLMGVCPGAVSLHRSHIRNKLGLTRQKSNLRSYLGSLS
- the hypB gene encoding hydrogenase nickel incorporation protein HypB is translated as MKVRVVQNVLDANDRIANGNRALFDEKNLYVMNLMSSPGAGKTSLVERTIMALRERARIAVIEGDIQDTFDADRVAALGIPAVQINTGGGCHLDGNMVREALADLNLDETDLLIVENVGNLVCPAEFRIGENDKVMILSVPEGADKPAKYPLMFQEASVLLINKIDLLPYVDFDLAKARRDARALNPGIEIFEVSCKTGEGLEGWIAWLTKRMESRRAE